A single genomic interval of Oryzias latipes chromosome 3, ASM223467v1 harbors:
- the LOC101160541 gene encoding mucin-4 isoform X1: MEMMKRQLLLFFFIGLLAAVHSSPVGAVSHIAKPEKNMLNEAKTEGFLVNEQTGPSKTNTTSQAPQLSDAIREGSGETQSSEQSEGSGQNPIGTSAVTTQDTLHTTESDEVPETPGTPQTTQRPHLESMTEASGEITPSERLEGSEQNPIGTSAVTTQETLHTNESDEAPETPGTPQTTQRPHLESMTEASGEITPSEQLEGSEQNPIGTSAVTTQETLHTNESDEVPETPGTPQTTQRPHLESMTEASGEITPSERLEGSEQNPIGTSAVTTQETLHTNESDEAPETPGTPQTTQRPHLESMTEASGEITPSEQLEGSEQNPIGTSAVTTQETLHTNESDEAPETPGTPQTTQRPHLESMTEASGEITPSEQLEGSEQNPIGTSAVTTQETLHTNESDEAPETPGTPQTTQRPHLESMTEASGESTPSLPFDGISETRAVSITSVLPEDSPSDSSTIQTTHSRLTDQPELKFDKSVILKGELPPQKAITDDRHLDSSESKTTSKTTHSRADWLIILGIAVGIVALLGLCVAVATRDKWNKDSSSGSVEKSNLLNQEREQEMQTFLHKNKPKENGQIGEYTVIPLNDIPEKYFSN, translated from the exons ATGGAAATGATGAAGAGGcagcttcttttgtttttttttattggacttCTTGCAGCTGTCCACTCCTCACCTGTAGGCG cTGTCAGTCATATTGCAAAACCAGAGAAGAATATGTTGAATGAAGCCAAGACGGAAGGATTCCTTGTCAATGAGCAGACTGGCCCTTCAAAAACCAACACAACTTCTCAAGCGCCTCAATTGTCGGATGCCATCCGAGAGGGCAGTGGTGAAACCCAATCCTCTGAGCAGTCAGAAGGTAGTGGACAAAATCCCATTGGAACTTCAGCAGTCACCACACAGGATACGTTACACACAACTGAATCAGATGAAGTGCCTGAAACCCCTGGAACCCCTCAAACAACACAACGGCCACATCTGGAGTCGATGACTGAGGCGAGTGGTGAAATCACACCTTCTGAGCGGTTAGAAGGTAGTGAACAAAATCCCATTGGAACTTCGGCTGTCACCACACAGGAAACGTTACACACAAATGAATCAGACGAAGCGCCTGAAACCCCTGGAACCCCTCAAACAACACAACGGCCACATCTGGAGTCGATGACTGAGGCGAGTGGTGAAATCACACCTTCTGAGCAGTTAGAAGGTAGTGAACAAAATCCCATTGGAACTTCGGCTGTCACCACACAGGAAACGTTACACACAAATGAATCAGATGAAGTGCCTGAAACCCCTGGAACCCCTCAAACAACACAACGGCCACATCTGGAGTCGATGACTGAGGCGAGTGGTGAAATCACACCTTCTGAGCGGTTAGAAGGTAGTGAACAAAATCCCATTGGAACTTCGGCTGTCACCACACAGGAAACGTTACACACAAATGAATCAGACGAAGCGCCTGAAACCCCTGGAACCCCTCAAACAACACAACGGCCACATCTGGAGTCGATGACTGAGGCGAGTGGTGAAATCACACCTTCTGAGCAGTTAGAAGGTAGTGAACAAAATCCCATTGGAACTTCGGCTGTCACCACACAGGAAACGTTACACACAAATGAATCAGACGAAGCGCCTGAAACCCCTGGAACCCCTCAAACAACACAACGGCCACATCTGGAGTCGATGACTGAGGCGAGTGGTGAAATCACACCTTCTGAGCAGTTAGAAGGTAGTGAACAAAATCCCATTGGAACTTCGGCTGTCACCACACAGGAAACGTTACACACAAATGAATCAGACGAAGCGCCTGAAACCCCTGGAACCCCTCAAACAACACAACGGCCACATCTGGAGTCGATGACTGAGGCGAGTGGTGAAAGCACACCCTCCTTACCGTTTGATGGCATCTCTGAAACCAGAGCTGTGAGCATCACTAGTGTCCTTCCAGAAGATTCCCCCTCAGATTCATCCACCATCCAAACCACTCACTCTAGGTTGACTGATCAACCAGAGCTAAAATTTGACAAAAGTGTTATCTTAAAGGGAGAACTTCCTCCTCAGAAAGCTATCACAGACGACAGACATTTAGATAGTTCCGAAAGCAAAACTACTTCAAAAACAACACACTCTAGGGCTg ACTGGCTCATCATCCTTGGAATAGCTGTTGGTATTGTTGCATTGCTAGGGCTATGTGTTGCTGTGGCTACAAGAGACAA GTGGAATAAAGATTCATCATCAGGTTCAGTGGAAAAGTCAAACCTCCTGAACCAGGAGAGGGAGCAAGAGATGCAGACTTTCCTGCACAAAAACAAGCCAAAAGAAAACGGACAGATCGGAGAATACACAGTCATACCGCTGAATGATATTCCAGAGAAATACTTTTCAAACTGA
- the LOC101160541 gene encoding mucin-4 isoform X2 yields the protein MEMMKRQLLLFFFIGLLAAVHSSPVGAVSHIAKPEKNMLNEAKTEGFLVNEQTGPSKTNTTSQAPQLSDAIREGSGETQSSEQSEGSGQNPIGTSAVTTQDTLHTTESDEVPETPGTPQTTQRPHLESMTEASGEITPSERLEGSEQNPIGTSAVTTQETLHTNESDEAPETPGTPQTTQRPHLESMTEASGEITPSEQLEGSEQNPIGTSAVTTQETLHTNESDEVPETPGTPQTTQRPHLESMTEASGEITPSERLEGSEQNPIGTSAVTTQETLHTNESDEAPETPGTPQTTQRPHLESMTEASGEITPSEQLEGSEQNPIGTSAVTTQETLHTNESDEAPETPGTPQTTQRPHLESMTEASGESTPSLPFDGISETRAVSITSVLPEDSPSDSSTIQTTHSRLTDQPELKFDKSVILKGELPPQKAITDDRHLDSSESKTTSKTTHSRADWLIILGIAVGIVALLGLCVAVATRDKWNKDSSSGSVEKSNLLNQEREQEMQTFLHKNKPKENGQIGEYTVIPLNDIPEKYFSN from the exons ATGGAAATGATGAAGAGGcagcttcttttgtttttttttattggacttCTTGCAGCTGTCCACTCCTCACCTGTAGGCG cTGTCAGTCATATTGCAAAACCAGAGAAGAATATGTTGAATGAAGCCAAGACGGAAGGATTCCTTGTCAATGAGCAGACTGGCCCTTCAAAAACCAACACAACTTCTCAAGCGCCTCAATTGTCGGATGCCATCCGAGAGGGCAGTGGTGAAACCCAATCCTCTGAGCAGTCAGAAGGTAGTGGACAAAATCCCATTGGAACTTCAGCAGTCACCACACAGGATACGTTACACACAACTGAATCAGATGAAGTGCCTGAAACCCCTGGAACCCCTCAAACAACACAACGGCCACATCTGGAGTCGATGACTGAGGCGAGTGGTGAAATCACACCTTCTGAGCGGTTAGAAGGTAGTGAACAAAATCCCATTGGAACTTCGGCTGTCACCACACAGGAAACGTTACACACAAATGAATCAGACGAAGCGCCTGAAACCCCTGGAACCCCTCAAACAACACAACGGCCACATCTGGAGTCGATGACTGAGGCGAGTGGTGAAATCACACCTTCTGAGCAGTTAGAAGGTAGTGAACAAAATCCCATTGGAACTTCGGCTGTCACCACACAGGAAACGTTACACACAAATGAATCAGATGAAGTGCCTGAAACCCCTGGAACCCCTCAAACAACACAACGGCCACATCTGGAGTCGATGACTGAGGCGAGTGGTGAAATCACACCTTCTGAGCGGTTAGAAGGTAGTGAACAAAATCCCATTGGAACTTCGGCTGTCACCACACAGGAAACGTTACACACAAATGAATCAGACGAAGCGCCTGAAACCCCTGGAACCCCTCAAACAACACAACGGCCACATCTGGAGTCGATGACTGAGGCGAGTGGTGAAATCACACCTTCTGAGCAGTTAGAAGGTAGTGAACAAAATCCCATTGGAACTTCGGCTGTCACCACACAGGAAACGTTACACACAAATGAATCAGACGAAGCGCCTGAAACCCCTGGAACCCCTCAAACAACACAACGGCCACATCTGGAGTCGATGACTGAG GCGAGTGGTGAAAGCACACCCTCCTTACCGTTTGATGGCATCTCTGAAACCAGAGCTGTGAGCATCACTAGTGTCCTTCCAGAAGATTCCCCCTCAGATTCATCCACCATCCAAACCACTCACTCTAGGTTGACTGATCAACCAGAGCTAAAATTTGACAAAAGTGTTATCTTAAAGGGAGAACTTCCTCCTCAGAAAGCTATCACAGACGACAGACATTTAGATAGTTCCGAAAGCAAAACTACTTCAAAAACAACACACTCTAGGGCTg ACTGGCTCATCATCCTTGGAATAGCTGTTGGTATTGTTGCATTGCTAGGGCTATGTGTTGCTGTGGCTACAAGAGACAA GTGGAATAAAGATTCATCATCAGGTTCAGTGGAAAAGTCAAACCTCCTGAACCAGGAGAGGGAGCAAGAGATGCAGACTTTCCTGCACAAAAACAAGCCAAAAGAAAACGGACAGATCGGAGAATACACAGTCATACCGCTGAATGATATTCCAGAGAAATACTTTTCAAACTGA